From a region of the Solanum stenotomum isolate F172 chromosome 2, ASM1918654v1, whole genome shotgun sequence genome:
- the LOC125854658 gene encoding cytochrome P450 71AU50-like gives MASIFLQVLALLAILYILQELHNKFIKKKKKLPPGPKGFPIVGNLHMIGKNIHQDLHKIAKKYGPIMSMKFGAIPIIVASSPHAAEQFLKKHDLIFASRPNSRAMQIVAYNQRNLTFGKYGPYWRNMRKLCTLELLSPLKINSFQDMRKQQVTDFVTFINRAASSHVEVDISANLSLLSANMSCLMIFGKKYMDDEFDERGFKDVIQEALIIAATPNIGEFFPFLDKFDLQGLIPRMKKLAKVFDEFLERVIDEHVQNSKEKKQTKDIVDTMMNIMQSGEAEFEFDRCHVKAILLDLLIASIDTSATSIDWIFSELLRHPNIMKKLQKELEQVVGMNRMVEESDLEKLEYLDMIIKEGFRLHPIAPLLIPRESMEDCIIDGFNIPRGSRILVNTWAIGRDSEVWPEPEKFMPERFVGSDIDLRGHDFQLLPFSSGRRRCPGLQLGLTVVRLVIAQLVHCFDWKLPNDMMPNDLDMTEKFSLVVSRAQHLMAIPTYRLHV, from the exons ATGGCTTCAATATTCTTACAAGTTCTTGCACTACTTGCAATACTATATATTCTTCAAGAATTACACAACAAAttcataaaaaagaagaaaaaactccCTCCTGGTCCAAAAGGGTTTCCAATTGTAGGAAATCTCCATATGATTGGGAAAAAtatccaccaagatcttcataAAATAGCCAAAAAATATGGTCCAATAATGAGCATGAAATTTGGTGCTATTCCTATAATTGTTGCTTCATCTCCTCATGCTGCTGAACAATTCTTGAAAAAACATGATCTTATTTTTGCTAGTAGACCAAATAGTAGAGCTATGCAAATTGTGGCGTATAATCAGAGAAATTTGACATTTGGAAAATATGGACCTTATTGGAGAAATATGCGAAAATTATGCACGTTAGAATTGCTTAGTCCACTCAAGATCAATTCATTTCAAGATATGAGAAAACAACAAGTTACAGATTTTGTGACTTTTATCAATCGGGCAGCTTCTAGTCATGTTGAAGTTGATATTAGTGCTAATCTTTCTTTATTAAGTGCTAATATGTCATGTTTAATGATATTTGGGAAAAAATACATGGatgatgaatttgatgaaaGGGGTTTTAAAGATGTTATTCAAGAGGCTTTGATTATAGCAGCAACACCAAATATTGGTgagttttttccttttctagatAAGTTTGATTTGCAGGGATTAATTCCTCGTATGAAGAAATTGGCTAAggtatttgatgaatttttggagAGAGTTATTGATGAACATGTTCAAAATTCCAAAGAGAAGAAGCAAACTAAGGATATTGTTGATACTATGATGAATATCATGCAATCTGGTGAAGCTGAATTCGAATTTGATCGTTGTCATGTCAAAGCTATTTTATTG GACTTGTTAATAGCTTCTATAGACACCTCAGCAACATCAATTGATTGGATTTTCTCTGAACTTCTAAGGCACCCAAATATAATGAAGAAATTACAAAAGGAGTTGGAACAAGTAGTTGGAATGAATAGAATGGTGGAAGAATCAGACTTGGAAAAATTAGAGTACTTAGACATGATAATCAAAGAAGGCTTTAGGCTTCACCCTATTGCACCACTACTCATCCCTCGTGAATCAATGGAAGATTGCATAATTGATGGCTTTAATATACCTAGAGGTTCACGAATTCTAGTAAATACTTGGGCAATCGGAAGAGATTCAGAAGTTTGGCCTGAACCTGAAAAGTTCATGCCAGAAAGATTTGTTGGTAGTGATATTGATCTTCGTGGACATGATTTTCAACTTTTACCATTTAGCTCTGGGAGAAGAAGATGTCCTGGATTACAATTAGGGCTCACAGTTGTTCGCCTAGTAATAGCACAATTGGTTCATTGTTTTGACTGGAAGCTACCAAATGATATGATGCCAAATGATTTAGACATGACTGAGaaatttagtttagttgtatCTAGAGCTCAACATTTAATGGCTATTCCTACTTATCGTTTGCATGTATAG